The genome window AAAAGGCAAAGGATATCACGGTCACTGAGGCTATGAAAACAATGTCGCTCGAAAATGCCATGTCTTTCCACAAAGCGCCATGTGCGCGTGactcgctgctgctgggaatCGGGGCCGGGTTCGGTGTAGGCGGCGTTAGGGGCGTGGTTGGAGGTACGATATTATAATAACGGGTCTGGTATAGTACATGGTCGCTGATGGATTGAATGAATTTAGGATTGCGCTCTATGTGGACCGCTTGTAACTGGGCAGTAGGTGCTTTCGCTATCACAGCGCTTGCAGCCCACGAGTTCTGCCAACGGCGTCGCGTGGAGGAATTGGACGGTATGAAACAGGCAGTTGAGTTGATGAAGGCACTCAAGGACAAGAAACAACGtgagaaggaacagaagaTCGAGGAAGCCGCCCGtttggcagaggaggaaaggaaacggAAGAGCTGGACCAACCTATCGAACTACAAATTTTGGTAGGCTTTTTGTGCATCGCATGGAGTACTGGAGTTGGATGGAATCTCATTGTATAGTACTATGTATAAAGTGGGCTGGTTGCAAAAGTACATATTCCTCTCTATGTTAGGGGTTGCTACCCTATCCAACCATGAAGTTGTGATGTCGTCATGTCTCGTGTCGATAAATTTAATCCAACGCCCGTTTCGATAAAGCCACAATAACCGATAAACTCCAGAAGTGTTAGGGATATCGTAGAGAATAGAAGGTGTGTCTCGAGAGAAGGGGATTCATACGCATATGCATACTCATGTGAAGTCCGCATCTAGACGTCAAACTTGACCCTTTTCTGAATGGCGCCAGATTGGATAGACCGTATCCTCTCGAAGTCGGCACCGTCTCGGCGTTCTCGCCGCTTTTCGCGCGCCTCTCTGGCTTCACGGCTCCTCCATTCTGCGAcctgtttctttctcctctctgaCCTGGCCCAAGCCATTGCCGCAGTCGGTTTGAAACCAATTCCATTCAGCCCATATCCGTCGTCAGTAGGATCAGTCGGGTTGTGACCCGTGATTTCCGAGTCATGCCATGTAAGTGGGTTCTCAGCTGTATCGGTTATAAGAGGGGGTGATGCACTGCGGCTACGCATCGTGGAGGAAGCCGTagagagcttcttcttgcgagGGCTGGGTGTCGATCGTCTCTTTCTGGGAGATGGTGATCCGGTTCTAGCAATTTCAGGAGATTGGGTAGCTTCCGCAAATTCTGACAATCCCCCTGGGCTGGGACTAATCTCCATCGAGGCATTCGCTTCGGATAAGGCGTAAGAATCATGAGAATCACCGTCCGAGGTAGGCCAGTTCCCCGACTGCGCAGTATGTGCGACTAT of Aspergillus luchuensis IFO 4308 DNA, chromosome 7, nearly complete sequence contains these proteins:
- a CDS encoding uncharacterized protein (COG:S;~EggNog:ENOG410PSGF;~InterPro:IPR022533;~PFAM:PF12597;~TransMembrane:2 (i92-110o116-134i);~go_component: GO:0005743 - mitochondrial inner membrane [Evidence IEA];~go_process: GO:0033617 - mitochondrial cytochrome c oxidase assembly [Evidence IEA]); protein product: MADDARDPTTSTPEVREPGQQADRKPKHEFPKSQVGKLWDAFGNPEEPVNMLPTATTKTGQKAKDITVTEAMKTMSLENAMSFHKAPCARDSLLLGIGAGFGVGGVRGVVGGLRSMWTACNWAVGAFAITALAAHEFCQRRRVEELDGMKQAVELMKALKDKKQREKEQKIEEAARLAEEERKRKSWTNLSNYKFW
- a CDS encoding uncharacterized protein (COG:S;~EggNog:ENOG410PS5P) — protein: MNPSPAMMPTTLPTMSSESPKRKRASSEDFDSRSPSASPTSSSSIPNPQESKIREAEDWGRYSPRALVAGRLGRLAIRGDQLSTSPVPYGVDQGIVAHTAQSGNWPTSDGDSHDSYALSEANASMEISPSPGGLSEFAEATQSPEIARTGSPSPRKRRSTPSPRKKKLSTASSTMRSRSASPPLITDTAENPLTWHDSEITGHNPTDPTDDGYGLNGIGFKPTAAMAWARSERRKKQVAEWRSREAREAREKRRERRDGADFERIRSIQSGAIQKRVKFDV